A DNA window from Actinomadura coerulea contains the following coding sequences:
- a CDS encoding alkaline phosphatase family protein has protein sequence MGADELTRRGFLAGTAGAAAIIAAGTASGSSAQAHAAELAAARRAPVAELPDPEESGIDHIVVVMMENRSFDHYLGWLPGADGRQAGLTFTDAEGDAHDTHHLKVPWGCGFNDPDHSYQGGRTEYNGGRCDGWLRAGDNDVFSIGYYEGPDLGFHGRAALDWTVCDRYFPAVMSSTFPNRIFQHAGQTDRTSNSLTISETTTVWDRLKAAGISCRYYFSDVPFTALWGLRHLDISRSIAEFRADARDGRLPAVSFVEPGFLGELLLPGMSEDEHPLADIRFGQAFLNEVYTALVTSPNWPRTLFVINYDEWGGFFDHVPPPEGPDPRPDLGTGLRGFRVPCLLISPRARRGAVAHEVYDHTSVLKAIEWRWGLEPLTVRDAAARNIAEVLNFTDPPDTRAPRYDARRPISLGCLDPQHSHTGDDWAGLSDYARRNGFPR, from the coding sequence ATGGGTGCGGACGAACTGACCAGGCGCGGGTTCCTGGCGGGGACGGCGGGCGCCGCGGCGATCATCGCGGCGGGCACCGCCTCCGGGTCGTCCGCCCAGGCCCACGCGGCGGAACTGGCCGCCGCCAGGCGCGCCCCGGTCGCCGAGCTGCCCGATCCGGAGGAGTCCGGCATCGACCACATCGTCGTGGTGATGATGGAGAACCGGTCCTTCGACCACTACCTGGGCTGGCTGCCCGGCGCCGACGGACGCCAGGCCGGGCTCACCTTCACCGACGCCGAGGGCGACGCGCACGACACCCACCACCTCAAGGTGCCGTGGGGGTGCGGCTTCAACGACCCCGACCACTCCTATCAGGGCGGGCGGACCGAGTACAACGGCGGCCGATGCGACGGCTGGCTGCGCGCCGGCGACAACGACGTGTTCTCCATCGGCTACTACGAGGGCCCCGACCTCGGCTTCCACGGCCGGGCCGCGCTCGACTGGACGGTCTGCGACCGCTACTTCCCCGCGGTCATGTCGTCCACCTTCCCGAACCGGATCTTCCAGCACGCCGGGCAGACCGACCGGACCTCCAACTCGCTGACGATCTCGGAGACCACCACGGTCTGGGACCGGCTCAAGGCGGCGGGGATCTCCTGCCGGTACTACTTCAGCGACGTGCCGTTCACCGCGCTGTGGGGCCTGCGGCACCTCGACATCAGCCGGAGCATCGCCGAGTTCCGCGCCGACGCCCGCGACGGCCGGCTCCCCGCGGTCAGCTTCGTCGAGCCCGGCTTCCTCGGCGAGCTGCTCCTGCCCGGCATGTCAGAGGACGAGCACCCGCTCGCCGACATCCGCTTCGGCCAGGCGTTCCTCAACGAGGTCTACACCGCGCTCGTCACCTCGCCGAACTGGCCCCGCACCCTGTTCGTCATCAACTACGACGAGTGGGGCGGGTTCTTCGACCACGTCCCGCCGCCGGAGGGACCCGACCCGCGGCCCGACCTCGGCACCGGGCTGCGCGGCTTCCGCGTCCCCTGCCTGCTGATCTCCCCGCGGGCGCGGCGCGGGGCCGTCGCGCACGAGGTGTACGACCACACGTCCGTCCTGAAGGCGATCGAGTGGCGCTGGGGCCTGGAGCCGCTGACCGTGCGGGACGCCGCGGCCCGCAACATCGCCGAGGTGCTGAACTTCACCGACCCCCCCGACACGCGCGCGCCCCGCTACGACGCCAGGCGGCCGATCAGCCTCGGCTGCCTCGACCCGCAGCACAGCCACACCGGCGACGACTGGGCGGGGCTGAGCGACTACGCCCGGCGCAACGGCTTCCCACGCTGA
- a CDS encoding MFS transporter: MTALTTAVTAPPERMSSRNKLVLTLLLGAQFMLAIDFSILNVAMPIVGRGLGFGLDQLQWIATAFALPAAGFTLLFGRVADLSGRRRMLLVGMALLAAGSLVGGLATSPAMLLTGRVLQGLATAIATPAALSLLTTSFPEGPLRTRALGLSGALMSAGFTVGAILGGVLTDLLSWRWAFLVNVPVAVLIFAVTPAVVAESRSRDRARLDVPGAVTVTGGLLALVYGITSAGSAGWGSPAALGSLAAAAVLLTAFILVERRSPAPLAPLNVLTRRTVTWGNVGGFVAFATETSLVFLMTLYLQKVLGFSPLATGLALGVLGAGTFAGGVAAPRLMGRLGGRATLVSGLVLQAVATAALLGLGDSRGALGLLLAATAIGGFGNLVAIVAFMGIATSGLPDREQGLATGLATMTQQVAITLGIPVMSAVATANASVLGGIHTATAVNVALVLAGAALAGSFLRRS, from the coding sequence ATGACCGCACTCACCACCGCCGTGACCGCTCCCCCAGAGCGGATGTCGTCACGGAACAAGCTGGTTCTGACACTCCTCCTCGGCGCGCAGTTCATGCTCGCCATCGACTTCTCCATCCTGAACGTGGCGATGCCCATCGTGGGCAGAGGGCTGGGCTTCGGACTGGACCAACTCCAGTGGATCGCCACGGCGTTCGCTCTCCCCGCCGCCGGATTCACGCTGCTGTTCGGCCGCGTGGCCGATCTGTCCGGTCGGCGCCGGATGCTGCTCGTGGGCATGGCGCTCCTGGCCGCGGGGTCCCTGGTCGGCGGGCTGGCCACGTCGCCGGCGATGCTGCTCACCGGACGCGTCCTTCAGGGCCTCGCCACGGCGATCGCGACCCCGGCCGCGCTGTCGCTGCTCACCACGTCGTTCCCGGAGGGTCCGCTGCGGACGCGGGCGCTCGGGCTCAGCGGCGCGCTGATGTCGGCCGGGTTCACCGTCGGCGCCATCCTCGGCGGGGTGCTGACCGACCTGCTGAGCTGGCGCTGGGCCTTCCTCGTCAACGTGCCGGTGGCGGTGCTGATCTTCGCGGTCACGCCCGCCGTGGTCGCGGAGAGCCGGTCCCGGGACCGGGCGAGGCTGGACGTCCCCGGCGCGGTGACCGTGACCGGCGGCCTCCTCGCCCTCGTCTACGGGATCACGTCCGCCGGGTCGGCCGGCTGGGGCTCCCCGGCCGCGCTCGGCTCGCTGGCCGCCGCCGCGGTCCTGCTCACCGCGTTCATCCTGGTCGAGCGGCGGTCCCCGGCCCCGCTCGCGCCGCTGAACGTCCTCACCCGGCGCACCGTCACCTGGGGCAACGTGGGCGGGTTCGTCGCGTTCGCCACGGAGACGTCGCTGGTGTTCCTGATGACGCTCTACCTCCAGAAGGTCCTGGGCTTCTCGCCGCTGGCGACCGGACTGGCGCTCGGCGTCCTCGGCGCCGGGACGTTCGCCGGAGGCGTCGCCGCGCCCCGTCTCATGGGACGGCTCGGCGGCCGGGCGACGCTCGTGTCCGGGCTCGTCCTGCAGGCCGTCGCCACCGCCGCGCTGCTGGGCCTCGGGGACTCGCGCGGCGCCCTCGGCCTGCTGCTCGCCGCCACCGCCATCGGGGGGTTCGGGAACCTCGTCGCGATCGTCGCCTTCATGGGGATCGCGACGTCCGGTCTGCCGGACCGCGAGCAGGGCCTCGCGACCGGGCTCGCCACGATGACGCAGCAGGTCGCGATCACTCTGGGCATCCCGGTGATGAGCGCGGTGGCCACGGCGAACGCGTCCGTCCTCGGCGGCATCCACACGGCGACGGCCGTGAACGTCGCCCTCGTCCTCGCCGGCGCGGCCCTCGCCGGGTCGTTCCTGCGCCGCTCGTAG
- a CDS encoding tRNA adenosine deaminase-associated protein — MTDVDATDFAVVVYREDEGWEAEILPVALTEDLAGLIHALRQQPSLGGTVGLVSVGDDFFVAIRLLGDEVMVFLSDVTASVDWPLAGQVLEYLDIPIPDEEELDQVLPVGDMSIFADLGLDEMELGAISGDLELYPDEMLLSIAGRIGFAPAFERALDAVP; from the coding sequence ATGACGGATGTGGACGCGACGGACTTCGCCGTTGTGGTGTATCGGGAAGACGAGGGCTGGGAGGCCGAGATCCTTCCGGTCGCGCTGACCGAGGACCTCGCGGGGCTGATCCATGCCCTGCGCCAGCAGCCGAGCCTCGGCGGCACGGTCGGGCTGGTGTCGGTCGGCGACGACTTCTTCGTCGCGATTCGCCTGCTCGGCGACGAGGTGATGGTGTTCCTGTCGGACGTGACCGCCTCGGTCGACTGGCCGCTCGCCGGCCAGGTCCTGGAGTACCTCGACATCCCGATCCCGGACGAGGAGGAGCTCGACCAGGTCCTCCCGGTGGGCGACATGTCGATCTTCGCCGACCTCGGGCTGGACGAGATGGAGCTCGGCGCGATCTCCGGCGACCTGGAGCTCTATCCGGACGAGATGCTCCTCAGCATCGCCGGCCGCATCGGGTTCGCCCCGGCCTTCGAGCGCGCCCTCGACGCCGTCCCCTGA
- a CDS encoding AlkA N-terminal domain-containing protein — protein MHEDVERCVRAVQSKDARFDGWFFTGVVTTGIYCRPSCPVVPPKPENMRFYPSAAAAQQAGFRACKRCRPDTSPGSPEWNHRADVVARAMRLIADGVVDREGVPGLAARLGYSTRQVERQLNAELGAGPLALARAQRAQTARLLIETTLLPMGDVAFAAGFASIRAFNDTVREVFALTPSALRDRVAKGHPPAGAGVLSLRLPFRAPLCPDNLFGHLAATAVPGVEEWRDGAFRRALRLPHGHGIATLRPQPDHVACTLSLSDLRDLPIAISRCRWMLDLDADPVAVDDLLRTDPVLAPLVDKAPGRRVPRTVDAPEFAVRAVLGQQVSTAAARTHAARLVTAYGDPVEDPGGGLTHLFPTPAALAELDPDSLAFPKTRRTTLMTLVDALAKGEIDLGVGSDWDEARARLSALPGFGPWTVETIAMRALGDPDAFIPGDLGIRAAAAMLELPVTPAALTRRAAQWRPWRAYSVQYLWATLDHAINLLPAN, from the coding sequence ATGCACGAGGACGTGGAGAGGTGTGTGCGGGCCGTCCAGTCGAAGGACGCCCGCTTCGACGGATGGTTCTTCACCGGGGTCGTGACCACCGGGATCTACTGCCGTCCAAGCTGCCCCGTGGTCCCGCCCAAGCCGGAGAACATGCGCTTCTACCCGAGCGCCGCAGCCGCCCAGCAGGCCGGGTTCCGGGCTTGCAAACGGTGCCGTCCCGACACCTCCCCAGGCTCCCCCGAGTGGAACCACCGCGCGGACGTCGTTGCTCGGGCCATGCGCCTTATCGCCGATGGCGTCGTCGACCGAGAAGGCGTTCCCGGCCTCGCGGCACGGCTCGGCTACAGCACGCGGCAGGTAGAGCGCCAGCTCAATGCCGAGCTGGGCGCGGGCCCACTCGCCCTGGCGCGAGCCCAGCGCGCGCAGACGGCGCGGCTCCTCATCGAAACCACGCTCCTTCCCATGGGGGACGTGGCGTTCGCGGCGGGGTTCGCCAGTATCCGCGCCTTCAACGACACCGTCCGCGAGGTTTTCGCGCTCACCCCGTCCGCCCTGCGCGACCGCGTCGCGAAGGGGCATCCGCCCGCTGGGGCCGGTGTGCTGTCGCTGCGGCTGCCGTTCCGGGCCCCGCTGTGCCCGGACAACCTGTTCGGGCACCTCGCCGCCACCGCCGTCCCCGGCGTCGAGGAGTGGCGGGACGGCGCGTTCCGCCGCGCCCTGCGGCTGCCCCACGGGCACGGCATCGCCACCCTGCGGCCCCAGCCGGACCACGTCGCCTGCACGCTCAGCCTCAGCGACCTGCGCGACCTCCCCATCGCCATCAGCCGCTGCCGCTGGATGCTCGACCTGGACGCCGATCCCGTCGCCGTGGACGACCTGCTCCGCACCGACCCCGTTCTCGCACCGCTCGTCGACAAGGCCCCTGGGCGCCGCGTGCCCCGCACTGTGGACGCCCCCGAGTTCGCCGTCCGCGCCGTCCTGGGCCAGCAGGTCTCGACGGCCGCGGCCCGCACTCACGCGGCGCGTCTGGTCACCGCCTACGGCGACCCCGTCGAGGACCCAGGCGGTGGCCTGACACATCTCTTCCCGACACCCGCCGCCCTTGCCGAACTCGACCCGGATTCCCTCGCCTTCCCCAAGACCCGCCGCACCACCCTGATGACCCTTGTCGACGCTCTCGCCAAAGGGGAGATCGACCTCGGCGTAGGCAGCGACTGGGACGAGGCCCGCGCGCGCTTGTCCGCCCTACCCGGCTTCGGTCCGTGGACGGTCGAGACCATCGCGATGCGAGCCCTCGGTGACCCGGACGCCTTCATCCCCGGCGACCTCGGCATCAGGGCAGCCGCCGCGATGCTCGAACTTCCCGTCACGCCTGCGGCCCTCACCCGACGCGCCGCACAATGGCGGCCATGGCGCGCCTACTCCGTCCAGTACCTGTGGGCCACCCTCGACCACGCCATCAACCTCCTTCCCGCGAACTGA
- the tadA gene encoding tRNA adenosine(34) deaminase TadA produces MLRALEAAREAAADGEIPVGAVVLDASGEIIGTGRNDRERTADPTGHAEIVAMRRAAGVLGGWRLSGCTLVVTLEPCTMCAGASVQARLDRVVYGAVDPKAGAVGSLWDVVRDRRLNHRPEVIAEVMADECAAPLIEFFARRRVG; encoded by the coding sequence ATGCTCCGGGCCCTCGAAGCGGCCCGCGAGGCGGCCGCCGACGGCGAGATCCCGGTCGGCGCCGTCGTCCTCGACGCGTCCGGCGAGATCATCGGAACGGGCCGCAACGATCGCGAGCGGACCGCCGACCCGACCGGCCACGCGGAGATCGTCGCGATGCGGCGGGCGGCGGGCGTCCTCGGCGGGTGGCGGCTGTCCGGCTGCACGCTCGTCGTGACGCTGGAGCCGTGCACGATGTGCGCGGGGGCGTCCGTCCAGGCCCGGCTTGACCGCGTCGTCTACGGCGCGGTCGACCCGAAGGCGGGCGCGGTCGGCTCCCTGTGGGACGTCGTCCGCGACCGGCGCCTCAACCACCGCCCCGAGGTGATCGCCGAGGTGATGGCCGACGAGTGCGCCGCCCCCCTCATCGAGTTCTTCGCGCGCCGCAGAGTCGGGTAG
- a CDS encoding SDR family NAD(P)-dependent oxidoreductase, which translates to MNLELEGRVYIVTGASAGIGEATAALLAREGAQVVRVARSPVDVAADLTRPDAAQHVVDVALDRHGRLDGLVNNAGALESRIGFLDVTDAQWHATFELNLHAAVRMARAALPALIDQGAGSIVHVSSEAARFPDTPLVDYAASKTALLSVSKTLAGEFGPCGIRSNVVAPGPTRTRLWDEPGGFADQLADQYGLPVEEAIQRFVQDERRLPTGRLGTPQDVARVITFLLSPLAAQVTGAEWAVDGGALRQL; encoded by the coding sequence ATGAATCTCGAACTCGAAGGCAGGGTCTACATCGTGACCGGCGCGTCCGCCGGGATCGGCGAGGCGACCGCCGCCCTCCTGGCCCGCGAGGGCGCCCAGGTCGTGCGGGTGGCGCGCTCCCCCGTCGACGTGGCCGCCGACCTCACCCGGCCCGACGCCGCGCAGCACGTCGTGGACGTCGCGCTGGATCGGCACGGGCGCCTGGACGGCCTCGTCAACAACGCGGGCGCCCTCGAATCCCGGATCGGGTTCCTCGACGTCACCGACGCCCAATGGCACGCGACGTTCGAGCTGAACCTGCACGCCGCCGTGCGCATGGCCCGTGCCGCGCTGCCCGCACTCATCGACCAGGGGGCGGGGAGCATCGTGCACGTCTCAAGCGAAGCCGCACGTTTTCCCGATACGCCACTGGTCGACTATGCGGCGTCCAAGACGGCGCTTCTGTCGGTGTCCAAGACGTTGGCGGGGGAGTTCGGGCCTTGCGGGATCCGCTCCAACGTCGTCGCGCCTGGCCCGACCCGTACGCGGCTTTGGGACGAGCCCGGAGGGTTCGCCGACCAACTGGCCGACCAGTACGGCCTACCGGTGGAGGAGGCGATCCAACGGTTCGTCCAGGACGAACGGCGTCTCCCCACCGGACGCCTTGGCACGCCCCAGGACGTCGCACGGGTCATCACTTTCCTGCTGTCACCATTGGCCGCCCAAGTCACCGGGGCCGAATGGGCCGTGGACGGGGGAGCACTACGGCAGCTCTGA
- the dnaN gene encoding DNA polymerase III subunit beta: MEFRVERQTLADAVAWAARTLPARPALPVLAGMLIEVTEQGGLTLGAFDYEVSAHATDEAAVAEPGRVLVPGRLLSDIVRNLPNQPVDVLTKGSEVVVRCGPAEFGLLTLPVEDYPTLPEPPARAGTVPGDLFAAAVAQVTPAAGRDDTLPMLTGVRIDIEGDTMWLACTDRYRIAARELTWSPEEPGFTAGVVVPARTLADTAKAIKRGADVSIGLGGTADTLIGISGGGRSMTSRLLDDQYINYRSRLTGTWTSVAEIRVAPFVEAIKRAALVTERGTPVRLAFTADEVRIRAATGDSARANESVGAHLDGDDIDIAFAPQYLLDGLAGIDTEYARLECTGPTKAALLTAIPDKKDGEPDPDNTDTGYRYLAMPVRLTS; this comes from the coding sequence GTGGAGTTCCGAGTCGAGCGCCAGACGCTGGCAGACGCGGTGGCGTGGGCTGCGCGGACGCTGCCGGCACGTCCCGCGCTCCCCGTCCTCGCGGGCATGCTCATCGAGGTCACCGAGCAGGGCGGGCTCACCCTCGGCGCGTTCGACTACGAGGTGTCCGCCCACGCCACCGACGAGGCGGCCGTGGCGGAGCCGGGCCGCGTCCTCGTCCCCGGGCGGCTGCTGTCCGACATCGTGCGCAACCTCCCGAACCAGCCCGTTGACGTCCTCACCAAGGGCTCCGAGGTCGTCGTCCGCTGCGGGCCCGCCGAGTTCGGCCTCCTGACGCTCCCCGTCGAGGACTACCCCACCCTCCCCGAGCCGCCCGCCCGCGCCGGCACCGTCCCCGGCGACCTGTTCGCCGCCGCCGTCGCGCAGGTCACCCCCGCGGCCGGACGCGACGACACCCTGCCCATGCTCACCGGCGTCCGGATCGACATCGAGGGCGACACGATGTGGCTCGCCTGCACCGACCGGTACCGCATCGCCGCCCGCGAGCTGACCTGGTCCCCCGAGGAGCCCGGCTTCACCGCCGGGGTCGTCGTCCCCGCCCGCACCCTCGCCGACACCGCCAAGGCGATCAAGCGCGGCGCGGACGTGTCCATCGGCCTCGGCGGCACCGCCGACACCCTGATCGGCATCTCCGGCGGCGGCCGCAGCATGACCAGCCGGCTCCTCGACGACCAGTACATCAACTACCGGTCCCGCCTCACCGGCACCTGGACGTCCGTCGCCGAGATCCGTGTGGCCCCCTTCGTCGAGGCGATCAAGCGCGCCGCCCTCGTCACCGAGCGCGGTACCCCGGTCCGGCTGGCCTTCACGGCCGACGAGGTCCGCATCCGCGCCGCCACCGGCGACTCCGCCCGCGCCAACGAGAGCGTCGGCGCGCACCTCGACGGCGACGACATCGACATCGCCTTCGCGCCCCAGTACCTGCTCGACGGCCTCGCGGGCATCGACACCGAGTACGCCCGCCTCGAATGCACCGGCCCCACCAAGGCCGCCCTCCTCACCGCCATCCCCGACAAGAAGGACGGCGAGCCCGACCCCGATAACACCGACACCGGCTACCGCTACCTGGCCATGCCCGTCCGCCTGACCAGCTAG
- a CDS encoding EamA family transporter: MVTVLALAAALAYGVADFLGGTVTRGSTAIRALTWCVPIGLAVVLVAALLTGGDASPGPMAWGFVAGLCGGSGLIAFYRALARGPMSVVAPVSALAAAVIPVAVGVAQGERLDASVLLGVLLCLFAIGLVSMESGGAEEPTAGAVGRRLLDSGPVMAGLSGSCFGVFFVLLKEAGDGTGLWPIVGARLGNLAIVAVALLFLAARGAGAGPRLSGRTLIVLALLSGSLDAGANVLYFLAVHNGMLSLAAVLTSLYPAITVLLARVAYSERLRAVQRVGMAVAVAGVALVTVG; this comes from the coding sequence ATGGTCACGGTCCTCGCCCTGGCCGCCGCCCTCGCCTACGGGGTCGCCGACTTCCTCGGCGGGACCGTGACCCGCGGATCGACCGCGATCAGAGCGCTGACCTGGTGCGTCCCGATCGGGCTGGCGGTCGTGCTGGTGGCGGCGCTGCTCACCGGCGGGGACGCGAGCCCCGGCCCGATGGCCTGGGGGTTCGTGGCCGGCCTCTGCGGCGGCAGCGGGCTGATCGCGTTCTACCGGGCCCTCGCGCGGGGGCCGATGAGCGTGGTGGCGCCGGTGTCGGCGCTGGCGGCGGCGGTGATCCCGGTGGCCGTGGGCGTCGCCCAGGGCGAGCGGCTGGACGCGTCCGTGCTGCTCGGCGTCCTGCTCTGCCTCTTCGCGATCGGCCTGGTCAGCATGGAGTCCGGCGGCGCGGAGGAGCCCACCGCGGGCGCGGTCGGACGGCGGCTCCTGGACTCGGGCCCGGTGATGGCCGGCCTGTCCGGGAGCTGCTTCGGTGTCTTCTTCGTCCTGTTGAAGGAGGCGGGGGACGGCACCGGGCTGTGGCCGATCGTCGGCGCCCGCCTCGGCAACCTCGCCATCGTGGCGGTCGCGCTGCTGTTCCTGGCGGCCCGCGGTGCCGGCGCGGGCCCGAGGCTGTCCGGACGGACGCTGATCGTCCTGGCGCTGCTGTCCGGGAGCCTGGACGCGGGGGCGAACGTCCTGTACTTCCTCGCGGTCCACAACGGCATGCTCAGCCTCGCGGCCGTCCTCACGTCCCTCTACCCGGCGATCACCGTCCTGCTGGCGAGGGTCGCCTACAGCGAGCGCCTGCGGGCCGTCCAGCGCGTCGGCATGGCCGTCGCCGTGGCCGGCGTGGCCCTCGTCACGGTCGGCTGA
- a CDS encoding nuclear transport factor 2 family protein, translated as MSDVQQRVERYLAVWNETDPAARRAAIDELWTESPVYVDPLGVAEGRDAIDAFVGAAQQQFPGLVFRAAGTVDAHHNVARFTWELGPEGGEAIVVGFDVATFDDEGRFDRVTGFLDKVPA; from the coding sequence ATGAGCGATGTGCAGCAGCGGGTCGAGCGCTACCTGGCCGTGTGGAACGAGACCGACCCGGCCGCCCGGCGCGCCGCGATCGACGAGCTGTGGACGGAGAGCCCCGTCTACGTCGACCCGCTCGGCGTGGCGGAGGGGCGCGACGCGATCGACGCGTTCGTCGGCGCCGCGCAGCAGCAGTTCCCCGGCCTGGTCTTCCGCGCGGCGGGAACAGTGGACGCCCACCACAACGTGGCCCGCTTCACCTGGGAGCTCGGCCCGGAGGGCGGCGAGGCGATCGTGGTCGGCTTCGATGTGGCGACGTTCGACGACGAGGGCCGCTTCGACCGGGTGACCGGCTTCCTCGACAAGGTGCCGGCCTGA
- a CDS encoding helix-turn-helix domain-containing protein, producing MSGQEAIGEAVARTVRALRAGHGWSLDELAGRAGVSKGVLVGLEQGRGNPNLGTLIRISDALGVPLTRLVQVEEEPPVRMFRPERHVVLWQGELGGTGTLLAGSDPRPSLELWNWVLQPGETRESDAHVPGTKEIVYVQEGTLTLGVDGRTDLVEAGAAAVFVGDRPHSYGNASTREVRFVLAVLDL from the coding sequence TTGAGCGGTCAGGAGGCGATCGGCGAGGCCGTGGCGCGGACGGTGCGGGCGCTGCGGGCCGGGCACGGATGGAGCCTGGACGAGCTCGCCGGGCGCGCCGGGGTGAGCAAGGGCGTGCTGGTCGGGCTCGAGCAGGGGCGCGGCAACCCGAACCTGGGGACGCTCATCCGCATCTCCGACGCGCTCGGGGTGCCGCTCACCCGGCTCGTGCAGGTCGAGGAGGAGCCGCCCGTGCGGATGTTCCGGCCGGAGCGGCATGTCGTGCTGTGGCAGGGCGAGCTCGGCGGGACGGGAACGCTGCTGGCCGGCAGCGACCCGCGTCCTTCGCTGGAGCTGTGGAACTGGGTGCTCCAGCCTGGCGAGACGCGCGAGAGCGACGCGCACGTACCGGGCACCAAGGAGATCGTGTACGTCCAGGAGGGCACGCTCACCCTGGGCGTGGACGGCCGGACCGACCTCGTCGAGGCCGGCGCCGCCGCCGTCTTCGTCGGCGACCGCCCCCACTCCTACGGCAACGCGAGCACCCGGGAAGTTCGCTTCGTCCTGGCCGTCCTGGACCTCTGA
- a CDS encoding B3/4 domain-containing protein — translation MRMLERIVVDEAVRELRPDFAVLVMTAEGLENGPSDEAGEGWLAEAAKAADADDPHVEAWREAYRAFGAKPQRTRPSVDALLRRADALPSINRVVDAYNAVSVEYALPIGGEDLDAYRGSARLVRATGDEPFDVVAGGEPAVEHPNPGEVVWRDDRGVTCRRWNWRQCVRTRLTETTKNGLFLLERLEPYPLDRLGEAGDRLAGRLRTISPGVRIETRLIGGR, via the coding sequence ATGAGGATGCTGGAGCGGATCGTGGTGGACGAGGCCGTGCGGGAGCTGCGTCCCGACTTCGCCGTGCTCGTCATGACCGCCGAAGGGCTGGAGAACGGGCCGAGCGACGAGGCCGGCGAGGGCTGGCTCGCCGAGGCGGCGAAGGCGGCGGACGCGGACGACCCGCACGTCGAGGCGTGGCGCGAGGCCTACCGGGCGTTCGGGGCCAAGCCGCAGCGGACCCGGCCCTCCGTCGACGCGCTGCTGCGCCGCGCGGACGCGCTCCCGTCCATCAACAGGGTCGTGGACGCCTACAACGCGGTGAGCGTCGAGTACGCGCTGCCCATCGGCGGCGAGGACCTGGACGCCTACCGCGGTTCGGCGCGGCTGGTCAGGGCCACCGGCGACGAGCCGTTCGACGTGGTGGCGGGCGGCGAGCCCGCGGTCGAGCACCCGAACCCCGGCGAGGTCGTCTGGCGGGACGACCGGGGCGTCACCTGCCGGCGGTGGAACTGGCGCCAGTGCGTCCGGACGCGGCTGACGGAGACCACGAAGAACGGCCTGTTCCTCCTCGAACGCCTTGAGCCGTACCCCCTCGACCGGCTGGGCGAGGCCGGCGACCGGCTCGCCGGGCGGCTGCGGACGATCTCGCCCGGCGTGCGGATCGAGACCAGGCTGATCGGCGGGCGGTGA
- a CDS encoding methylated-DNA--[protein]-cysteine S-methyltransferase, protein METTHVVIESVVGPLTLVATDGALSGLYMEMQRHRPAQETFGAPGDPEEEPFATVAAQLSAYFAGDLTEFDLPLRLHGTPFQERVWTALQEIPYGQTITYGELAVEIGSPSASRAVGLANGRNPVGVIVPCHRVVGSTGSLTGYGGGLDRKRYLLDFERKVRATENALF, encoded by the coding sequence GTGGAAACAACGCACGTCGTCATAGAGAGCGTCGTGGGACCGCTCACCCTGGTCGCCACCGACGGCGCTCTGTCCGGGCTCTACATGGAGATGCAGCGGCACCGGCCAGCCCAGGAGACCTTCGGCGCACCAGGCGACCCCGAAGAAGAACCCTTCGCGACCGTCGCCGCGCAACTCTCGGCGTACTTCGCAGGCGATCTGACCGAGTTCGACCTGCCGCTCCGCCTCCACGGGACGCCCTTCCAAGAGCGCGTCTGGACCGCCCTACAGGAGATCCCCTACGGCCAGACCATCACCTATGGCGAACTCGCCGTCGAGATCGGCAGCCCGTCCGCGTCCCGCGCGGTCGGCCTCGCCAACGGGCGCAACCCGGTCGGCGTCATCGTCCCCTGCCACCGCGTCGTCGGATCCACCGGCTCCCTCACCGGCTACGGCGGCGGCCTCGACCGCAAGCGCTACCTCCTCGACTTCGAGCGCAAGGTCCGGGCCACCGAGAACGCGCTCTTCTGA
- a CDS encoding DUF4097 family beta strand repeat-containing protein — MTLRGGSSKMTLHREVKYRGDKPDGPTHQIENGVLTLRGCGSDCSVSYTVELPAGVPVSGSTSNGSITLSKVGKVDVSTHSGSVRLDGAAGPVKVRTDNGEVTVTMPAGRYRVSTHTGDGDRRLGIPNDPSAEFRLDVSTSNGDITTRTA; from the coding sequence GTGACGTTGCGCGGTGGGTCGTCCAAGATGACGCTGCACCGCGAGGTCAAGTACCGCGGTGACAAGCCCGACGGGCCCACGCACCAGATCGAGAACGGCGTCCTGACGCTGCGCGGCTGCGGCTCCGACTGCTCGGTGAGCTACACGGTCGAACTTCCGGCCGGCGTCCCCGTGTCCGGCAGCACCTCGAACGGGTCCATCACCCTGTCGAAGGTGGGCAAGGTGGATGTGTCCACGCATTCGGGCTCGGTGCGCCTGGACGGGGCCGCGGGGCCGGTTAAGGTCAGGACGGACAACGGCGAGGTAACGGTCACCATGCCCGCGGGGCGCTACCGCGTGAGCACGCACACCGGCGACGGAGACCGGCGGCTCGGCATCCCGAACGACCCGTCCGCCGAATTCCGGCTCGACGTCAGCACCAGCAACGGTGACATCACCACCAGGACCGCCTGA